The following are from one region of the Vibrio hyugaensis genome:
- the glmM gene encoding phosphoglucosamine mutase — MSDKRRYFGTDGVRGKVGQYPITPDFVLKLGWAAGRVLAKQGTKKVIIGKDTRISGYMLESALEAGLAAAGLKATFTGPMPTPAVAYLTQTFRAEAGIVISASHNPYYDNGIKFFSSEGTKLPDDIELAIEAELDKDIECVESAELGKATRLNDAAGRYIEFCKSTFPSELSLASLKIVVDCAHGATYHIAPNVFKELGAEVVAMGVEPNGTNINAEVGATDVRALQKRVVEEQAHLGLAFDGDGDRIIMVDHLGNKIDGDQIAYIIARDALRRGELKGGVVGTLMTNLGMENGLKQLGIPFVRAAVGDRYVMEQLLAKGWKIGAENSGHVILLDKVTTGDAIVAALQVIASVVGSDMSLHDLSQGMTLYPQVLENVRFAGDNNPLEEQAVLDSVAAVEAELGDKGRVLLRKSGTEPLIRVMVEGEDADLVQSSALKIAEAVKASC, encoded by the coding sequence CTTTGGTACCGACGGTGTGCGCGGGAAAGTAGGACAATACCCAATTACCCCTGATTTCGTACTTAAGCTTGGCTGGGCTGCTGGTCGTGTACTAGCAAAACAAGGCACTAAGAAAGTGATCATCGGTAAAGATACGCGTATCTCTGGCTACATGCTTGAATCTGCGCTAGAAGCCGGTCTTGCTGCTGCGGGATTAAAAGCGACCTTTACTGGTCCGATGCCAACACCGGCTGTGGCATACCTAACGCAAACCTTCCGTGCGGAAGCGGGTATTGTGATTTCTGCTTCACACAACCCTTATTACGACAACGGCATTAAGTTCTTCTCGTCTGAGGGTACTAAATTACCAGATGATATCGAGCTTGCTATTGAAGCTGAGCTAGACAAAGACATCGAGTGTGTTGAGTCTGCTGAGCTCGGTAAAGCTACGCGTCTAAATGATGCTGCTGGTCGTTACATTGAATTCTGTAAGAGCACGTTCCCATCAGAGCTTAGCCTAGCAAGTCTTAAGATTGTCGTTGACTGCGCACACGGTGCGACTTACCACATCGCTCCTAATGTATTCAAAGAGTTAGGTGCAGAAGTTGTTGCTATGGGGGTTGAGCCAAACGGTACTAACATCAACGCTGAAGTTGGCGCGACTGACGTTCGTGCGCTACAAAAGCGTGTTGTAGAAGAGCAAGCTCATCTTGGTCTGGCGTTCGATGGTGACGGTGACCGTATCATTATGGTTGACCATTTAGGTAACAAGATCGACGGTGACCAAATCGCTTACATCATCGCACGTGACGCACTGCGTCGTGGTGAGCTAAAAGGTGGTGTCGTTGGTACGCTAATGACAAACCTAGGCATGGAAAATGGTTTGAAGCAATTAGGCATTCCATTTGTGCGTGCAGCAGTGGGTGACCGTTATGTGATGGAACAGCTGCTTGCTAAAGGCTGGAAAATTGGCGCGGAAAATTCTGGCCACGTTATCTTGCTAGACAAAGTAACAACGGGTGATGCTATCGTAGCAGCACTGCAGGTGATTGCGTCTGTAGTTGGTAGTGATATGTCGTTGCATGACTTGTCTCAAGGTATGACACTTTACCCTCAAGTGCTTGAGAATGTCCGTTTTGCTGGTGATAACAATCCACTTGAAGAGCAAGCCGTACTAGACTCTGTAGCGGCGGTTGAAGCGGAGTTAGGCGATAAAGGCCGTGTATTGCTTCGTAAGTCGGGCACAGAGCCATTGATCCGAGTTATGGTGGAAGGTGAGGATGCAGACCTTGTTCAGAGCTCTGCGCTTAAGATTGCCGAAGCTGTAAAAGCAAGTTGTTAA
- the secG gene encoding preprotein translocase subunit SecG encodes MFSVLLVIYLLAALGVIGLVLIQQGKGADMGASFGAGASNTVFGASGSGNFLTRTTAILATVFFIISLLLGRMSTHKTESQWVDPTLGQPVVEQVKDAASEVPAPTGDGIPQ; translated from the coding sequence ATGTTTTCAGTTCTACTTGTGATTTACCTGTTGGCGGCGCTTGGTGTGATTGGCCTTGTGTTGATTCAACAAGGTAAAGGCGCAGATATGGGAGCCTCGTTCGGTGCAGGTGCTTCAAACACAGTGTTTGGCGCAAGCGGCTCAGGTAATTTCTTAACCCGAACAACTGCTATTTTAGCAACCGTATTTTTTATCATTAGCTTGTTACTTGGTCGTATGTCTACGCACAAGACTGAGTCACAATGGGTAGACCCAACATTAGGTCAACCAGTTGTAGAACAAGTTAAAGATGCAGCGAGTGAAGTTCCAGCACCTACTGGTGATGGGATTCCTCAATAA
- the rimP gene encoding ribosome maturation factor RimP translates to MTGLERQLTEMLEAPVEASGYELVGLEFIRAGAHSTLRIYIDHENGINVDACAEVSHQVSAVLDVEDPISVAYSLEVSSPGLERPLFKAAHYEQFIGHEVSIVLKMAVANRRKWAGTIHSVDGETIAVTVEGQQEEFALSNISKANLIPKF, encoded by the coding sequence ATGACTGGTTTAGAAAGACAACTTACTGAAATGCTTGAAGCTCCAGTAGAGGCATCAGGCTACGAGTTGGTTGGATTAGAATTTATTCGTGCGGGTGCGCACTCAACGTTACGTATTTACATCGACCATGAAAATGGCATCAATGTAGATGCCTGTGCAGAAGTTAGCCATCAGGTAAGTGCAGTATTAGACGTTGAAGATCCAATTTCTGTTGCTTACAGCCTAGAAGTTTCTTCTCCAGGCTTAGAAAGACCACTTTTCAAAGCAGCACATTACGAGCAATTTATTGGTCACGAGGTCAGCATCGTATTGAAAATGGCTGTTGCCAACCGCCGCAAGTGGGCAGGTACTATCCACAGCGTTGATGGTGAGACAATAGCGGTTACTGTTGAAGGGCAACAAGAAGAGTTTGCTCTAAGTAACATTTCAAAAGCTAACCTGATCCCTAAATTTTAG
- the nusA gene encoding transcription termination factor NusA codes for MSKEILAVAEAVSNEKAVPRERIFEALEIALATSTKKKYEIEIDVRVAIDRKTGEFETFRRWLIVEDVENPTKEISLEAAQYEDPELQLGDFVEDDIPSVTFDRITTQTAKQVIVQKVREAERAQIVEQFIDNEGDLITGVVKKVNRETIVMDLGNNAEAVILRDDQLPRENFRPGDRVRGLLYKVAPEARGFQLFITRSKPEMLAELFRVEVPEIAEEIIELKGAARDPGSRAKIAVKTNDKRIDPVGACVGMRGARVQAVSGELGGERIDIVLWDDNPAQFVINAMAPADVASIIVDEDAHSMDIAVEADNLAQAIGRAGQNVRLASQLTGWELNVMTVADLQKKHAEESQASIENFMKYLDIEEDFAQLLVEEGFSTLEEIAYVPVNELLDVDGLNEELVEELRSRAKDALTTIALAQEESFEGLEPAEDLLGLEGLEREMAFKLAAKGVATLEDLADQGIDDLEGIEGLTEERAGELIMAARNICWFGEEA; via the coding sequence ATGAGTAAAGAAATTTTAGCGGTAGCAGAAGCGGTATCGAATGAAAAAGCGGTACCTCGTGAGCGTATCTTTGAAGCTCTTGAGATTGCTCTAGCAACTTCTACTAAGAAAAAGTACGAGATCGAAATCGACGTACGTGTTGCTATTGACCGTAAAACGGGCGAATTCGAAACATTTCGTCGTTGGTTGATCGTAGAAGATGTAGAAAATCCAACAAAAGAAATCTCACTAGAAGCTGCACAGTATGAAGATCCAGAACTTCAACTAGGCGACTTTGTTGAAGATGATATCCCTTCAGTTACTTTTGACCGTATTACGACACAAACGGCTAAGCAAGTTATCGTACAGAAAGTACGTGAAGCTGAGCGTGCACAAATCGTTGAACAGTTCATTGACAATGAAGGTGACCTTATCACTGGCGTTGTTAAGAAAGTAAACCGTGAAACTATCGTAATGGACCTTGGTAACAACGCTGAAGCGGTAATCCTACGTGATGACCAACTTCCTCGTGAAAACTTCCGTCCAGGTGACCGTGTTCGTGGTCTTCTGTACAAAGTAGCTCCAGAAGCTCGTGGTTTCCAACTGTTCATCACGCGTTCTAAGCCTGAAATGCTAGCAGAGCTATTCCGTGTGGAAGTGCCTGAGATCGCTGAAGAAATCATCGAACTTAAAGGTGCGGCACGTGATCCAGGTTCTCGCGCTAAGATCGCGGTTAAAACAAACGATAAACGCATTGACCCAGTGGGCGCTTGTGTTGGTATGCGTGGTGCACGTGTACAAGCAGTATCTGGCGAACTTGGTGGTGAGCGTATCGATATCGTTCTTTGGGATGATAACCCTGCACAGTTTGTTATCAACGCAATGGCGCCAGCAGACGTAGCATCAATCATTGTTGATGAAGATGCACACTCAATGGACATCGCAGTTGAAGCAGACAACCTAGCACAAGCTATCGGTCGTGCAGGTCAAAACGTTCGTCTAGCTTCTCAACTGACTGGTTGGGAACTGAACGTAATGACTGTTGCAGATCTTCAGAAAAAACACGCTGAAGAATCTCAAGCATCAATCGAGAACTTCATGAAGTACCTAGACATTGAAGAAGACTTCGCTCAACTGCTTGTTGAAGAAGGTTTCTCAACGCTAGAAGAAATCGCATACGTACCAGTTAACGAACTGCTTGACGTAGACGGTCTTAACGAAGAACTTGTTGAAGAACTACGTAGCCGTGCTAAAGACGCACTAACCACTATCGCACTAGCACAAGAAGAGTCATTTGAAGGTCTTGAGCCGGCTGAAGACCTACTAGGTCTTGAAGGTCTAGAGCGTGAAATGGCGTTCAAACTAGCAGCGAAAGGTGTTGCAACACTAGAAGATCTAGCCGACCAAGGTATCGACGATTTAGAAGGTATTGAAGGCCTAACAGAAGAACGCGCAGGTGAGCTTATCATGGCTGCACGTAACATCTGTTGGTTCGGCGAAGAAGCATAA
- the infB gene encoding translation initiation factor IF-2: MTQLTVKALSEEIGTPVDRLMEQLADAGMNKASSDHVSDEEKQKLLSHLKKEHGDTSGESEPTRLTLQRKTRSTLSVAAGGGKSKDVQVEVRKKRTYVKRSTIEDDAKREAEEAAKREAEELAKREAEEQAKREAAEKAQREAEEKVKREADAKRDAEEKAKRAQAEKAKKDMNAKNADVNTQAKKEADELKRRQEEEAQRKAEQEAAKLVEEARKLAEENEARWSEEESKKKELENSDYHVTTSTYAREAEDAADRKEEGGARRKKKKPAREEQSRGGRNQRGGKGRNKGKLAKPTSMQHGFDKSATVAKQDVVIGETIVLSELANKMSVKATEVIKVMMKMGAMATINQVIDQETAQLVAEEMGHKVVLRKENELEEAVLSDRDTNAEAVPRAPVVTIMGHVDHGKTSTLDYIRRTHVASGEAGGITQHIGAYHVETDNGMITFLDTPGHAAFTAMRARGAQATDIVVLVVAADDGVMPQTVEAIQHAKAAGVPLIVAVNKIDKEDANPDNVKNELAQYDVIPEEWGGENMFVHISAKQGTNIDGLLEAILLQSEVLELTAVAEGMASGVVVESRLDKGRGPVATVLVQSGTLNKGDIVLCGQEYGRVRAMRDELGQEITQAGPSIPVEILGLSGVPSSGDEATVVRDERKAREVANYRAGKFREVKLARQQKSKLENMFSNMTAGEVAELNVVLKADVQGSVEAIADSLLKLSTDEVKVNIVGSGVGGITETDAVLAEASNAIILGFNVRADASARRAIEAASVDLRYYSIIYQLIDEVKQAMGGMLAPEFKQEIIGLAEVRDVFKSPKLGAIAGCMVTEGLIKRNNPIRVLRDNVVIYEGELESLRRFKDDVQEVKNGYECGIGVKNYNDVRVGDQIEVFEIVEIKRTLD, from the coding sequence ATGACACAATTAACAGTTAAAGCTCTGAGTGAAGAGATTGGTACTCCAGTCGACCGCTTAATGGAACAACTTGCTGACGCTGGCATGAACAAAGCGAGTTCTGACCATGTATCGGATGAAGAGAAGCAAAAGCTTCTCTCTCACCTGAAGAAAGAGCACGGCGATACGTCGGGCGAATCTGAACCTACTAGACTGACGCTTCAGCGTAAGACTCGCAGCACTCTGAGTGTTGCAGCAGGTGGCGGCAAAAGTAAGGATGTTCAAGTAGAAGTGCGTAAGAAGCGCACGTATGTGAAGCGCAGCACTATCGAAGACGATGCAAAACGTGAGGCTGAGGAAGCAGCAAAGCGTGAAGCTGAAGAGCTTGCGAAGCGTGAGGCAGAAGAACAAGCCAAACGTGAAGCTGCAGAGAAAGCACAGCGCGAAGCCGAAGAGAAAGTGAAACGTGAAGCGGATGCAAAACGTGACGCTGAAGAAAAGGCAAAACGCGCACAAGCTGAAAAGGCTAAGAAAGACATGAATGCAAAAAATGCGGATGTTAATACGCAAGCGAAGAAAGAAGCTGACGAGCTAAAGCGTCGTCAGGAAGAAGAAGCCCAACGTAAAGCTGAGCAAGAAGCAGCGAAGCTTGTTGAAGAAGCTCGTAAACTTGCAGAAGAGAACGAAGCTCGTTGGTCTGAAGAAGAGTCTAAGAAGAAAGAACTTGAAAACTCTGACTACCACGTAACCACTTCTACGTACGCTCGTGAAGCTGAAGATGCAGCTGACCGTAAAGAAGAAGGCGGTGCTCGTCGTAAGAAGAAGAAACCAGCTAGAGAAGAGCAGTCACGTGGTGGTCGTAACCAACGTGGTGGTAAGGGCCGTAACAAAGGCAAACTTGCTAAGCCAACTTCAATGCAACACGGTTTCGATAAGTCTGCGACTGTAGCAAAACAAGACGTAGTAATTGGTGAAACAATCGTTCTTTCTGAACTTGCTAACAAGATGTCGGTTAAAGCGACAGAAGTTATCAAAGTGATGATGAAGATGGGCGCTATGGCGACTATCAACCAAGTGATCGACCAAGAAACAGCACAACTTGTTGCTGAAGAAATGGGTCACAAGGTAGTTCTTCGTAAAGAGAACGAACTGGAAGAAGCAGTACTATCTGATCGCGACACTAACGCAGAAGCAGTACCTCGCGCTCCAGTTGTAACAATCATGGGTCACGTTGACCACGGTAAAACGTCAACACTTGACTACATCCGTCGTACACACGTTGCTTCAGGCGAAGCGGGTGGTATCACACAGCACATCGGTGCTTACCACGTTGAAACTGACAACGGCATGATCACGTTCCTTGATACTCCTGGACACGCAGCGTTTACTGCAATGCGTGCTCGTGGTGCTCAAGCGACAGATATCGTTGTTCTTGTTGTAGCAGCAGACGATGGCGTAATGCCACAAACAGTTGAAGCGATTCAGCACGCGAAAGCGGCTGGTGTTCCTCTGATTGTTGCTGTGAACAAGATCGATAAAGAAGACGCGAACCCAGACAACGTTAAGAATGAGCTAGCTCAATACGACGTAATCCCTGAGGAATGGGGCGGTGAGAACATGTTTGTTCACATCTCTGCTAAACAGGGTACAAATATCGATGGTCTTCTAGAAGCTATCCTTCTTCAGTCTGAAGTTCTTGAACTTACGGCTGTAGCTGAAGGGATGGCGTCTGGTGTTGTTGTTGAATCTCGCCTAGATAAAGGTCGTGGTCCAGTTGCAACCGTACTTGTTCAATCAGGTACGCTAAACAAAGGCGATATCGTTCTTTGTGGCCAAGAATACGGTCGTGTTCGTGCAATGCGTGACGAACTAGGTCAAGAAATCACTCAAGCTGGTCCATCTATCCCTGTAGAGATCCTAGGTCTTTCAGGCGTACCATCTTCAGGTGATGAAGCAACAGTAGTACGTGACGAGCGTAAAGCACGTGAAGTAGCAAACTACCGTGCTGGTAAGTTCCGTGAAGTGAAACTTGCTCGTCAGCAGAAATCTAAACTAGAGAACATGTTCTCTAACATGACTGCTGGTGAAGTTGCTGAACTAAACGTAGTACTAAAAGCAGACGTACAAGGTTCTGTAGAAGCGATTGCAGACTCACTACTGAAACTGTCTACTGACGAAGTGAAAGTGAACATCGTTGGTTCTGGTGTTGGTGGTATTACTGAAACTGATGCAGTACTTGCAGAAGCTTCTAACGCAATCATCCTTGGCTTTAACGTTCGTGCTGATGCTTCTGCTCGTCGTGCGATTGAAGCAGCAAGCGTTGATCTACGTTACTACTCAATCATTTACCAATTGATTGACGAAGTTAAACAAGCAATGGGCGGTATGCTTGCTCCAGAATTCAAGCAAGAAATCATTGGTCTTGCTGAAGTACGTGACGTATTTAAGTCACCGAAACTGGGCGCAATCGCTGGTTGTATGGTTACTGAAGGTCTGATCAAGCGTAACAACCCAATCCGCGTACTACGCGATAACGTTGTTATCTACGAAGGTGAACTAGAATCACTTCGTCGCTTTAAAGATGACGTTCAAGAAGTTAAAAATGGTTACGAGTGTGGTATCGGCGTTAAGAACTACAACGACGTTCGCGTAGGCGACCAGATCGAAGTATTCGAAATCGTTGAAATCAAACGTACTCTAGACTAA
- the rbfA gene encoding 30S ribosome-binding factor RbfA, whose product MSKEFSRTQRVSQQLQKELAMILQREVRDSRLGMVTISDVEVSRDLAYAKVFVTFLCVGEQTPESCLAALREHEVHIRMMLGKRIRLRLTPEIRFYYDNTLVEGMRMSNLVSEVVSEDKRKQQDSGREEDQAGEE is encoded by the coding sequence ATGTCAAAAGAATTTAGCCGCACGCAGCGCGTATCGCAGCAGCTGCAAAAAGAACTTGCAATGATCCTTCAACGTGAAGTTCGAGACTCTCGCCTTGGTATGGTGACGATTTCTGATGTAGAAGTATCACGTGACCTTGCGTATGCAAAAGTATTCGTTACTTTCCTATGTGTGGGTGAGCAAACGCCAGAATCATGCCTAGCGGCATTACGTGAGCACGAAGTGCACATTCGTATGATGCTTGGTAAGCGTATTCGTCTACGTCTAACGCCTGAAATCCGTTTCTACTACGACAACACGTTAGTAGAAGGTATGCGCATGTCGAACCTAGTGTCTGAAGTCGTGAGCGAAGACAAACGCAAACAGCAAGATTCAGGTCGCGAAGAAGATCAGGCAGGGGAAGAGTAA